The Microcystis panniformis FACHB-1757 region TATCAGTATAGACCTCGTTTACACACAGAAACCAGAAGAGCCCAAGAACCTAAGCTGGAAACGCTCACCCTATTTCAAAAACGCCCAAAAACGGCGTTCTGGGAGAGATTTTGGGGTGTGAGTATAATTAACCATCTCTGCCATTACTTTTGAAAAATTTGACTTAAACAAATTATGAATAGATATGCAGTCTATTAGCAGTTATCTTAACAGTGAGATACGAAGTTTCTGGTTTTAGAGAACGACGCAACGGCGGAACGTCGGAATATTATCTGATCGTCCAGAGATGATGACAAATACCGCCATACTTCATCCTCATGATAAACGCTATAATCTAAAAGTTGTTGCCAGTTGCTCATCATGAAAAAACTTACTTATTCATTGCTCCCCCTGGGGATTACTGTTGGACTTTGCCTAAACATTGCCCCTGCTTCCGCTAGTTTGGTGGTACAAAATGTCATTTCCAACGCCGCCCTTTCTATTGACGGCTTCGGAAGCACAACTAACAGTGGATTTATTCAAGCCAATATACCCACAGGTTCTACTATTCAGAGGGCTTATCTCTATGCCACTTCCGTCTGGGATATGAGTCCAGTTTACGGAGTAACTTTTAATGGGAGTACACTTTCCTTGGGTTCAGCAACTATTCTTGGTCCCAATCAAAACCCAGCCACCACCGCCCGTTGGGATGTCACCAGTATCATCGCTTCTTCTTTTACGGGAGGATTACAAGACTTTAGTATCGTTGAGAATGGCGATAACGATGGTGCGGTTCTTGTCGTTGCCTACAGCAATTCTTCTACCCAAGGTTTTACCTCGGTTATTTTAGACGGGGAACTGTCCACCGGGGGAGACACGAGCCAGTTTGATTTTGCCAGTCCTTACACTGGGGGAGATTTTCTGGTTTCCCTCGCCTCTAGTTATAGCCGTCAACCGAGTGGGCAAGCCACTGAGATTGACGTAACCACTAATTCGACCAATAATCGACGATTAACCAGTAGCGCAGGAGGACAGGATGATGGCGAAGGAGCCCGAGGAGGCTTAATAACTGTTGGGGGGATAGGTGACAGTCCTACTAACCCCGGCCCGTTCGATTCCCCCTTCAGTGGGCCGCGAATCGATGATGAATACTATAATCTCGCTCTTGGCAATAGTGCTAATCCTGACGCTTTTATCTCGCATGGAGATACCTTCCTGCGCTTAAAAACAGTGAACCCAACCAATGATGATAACGTTTTCGGAATGTTTATCACCAGTGAATTTAAGATCACTGCCACTCCCGTCCCCGAGCCATCCATGACACTGGGCATTTTTGGTATCGGTGCCATCGGAGCCTTAATATCTCGTCGTGGTAAAAAATCCTAACAGAAAATAAACCTGACAATTTAAGGCTGTAAATTGCGGTAAAAAGCCATAAAATGTTCAATTGTGGTTTTTTATCGCTTTTTTTACCGCAAAATCACATTTACCTAGGGTTTGCTGAAAAAGTTTTCGGTGGGGGTAGGGTGTGGGGTGTGGGGTGTGGAGTGTAGGATTTTACCGATTTTCATCTGCTCAATTACCTAATTTTCAGGGAAAAAGTCCCGGAATTTTCCCCCTGCTCACTCCCAGACGAGGCACTTTTGGATTTCAAAAAGGTCAAAAGCCTTATTTTAAAAGGGTTTTACCATTATTCAGCAACCCTACCTAGTTTCTAGGTTTTTACCGTTCCAAGATAAAATTTGAGCTTCAACCTAAATCACCGTAAGAGAGTCTCGGAGTGCAATCAGTGGCAAAATCAAGGCTATGATCGATCACTGATAACCAATAACTGAGATGAGATGGTTTTATTAGAAGCAGCGGTTCATTCTTCCCTACGCGCTTTTTTACGCGAACAAGGACGCTTTTACTGGTCTCATCATCTCACTATGGGGCGACTGGTGGCTAGAGCTTTACGCCTAAAACGTTCCTCTCTCATACAAACTGGAACTACTCTCACCCGTTATTGTCTCAGTTATCTCACCCCAGCCCTTTTGGGTAATACACCTGTTCTGATTGTTGCCCCAGAGTCGGAAGTAAACCTACTGTTAGAAGTGGAAATACCCCGTCTGCAAGCATGGTTACAAACTCAGCGAGATATCCTCAAAAGCGATCGCTTTCCGGCTAATTTTACCGGTTTACTCCTCACCACACCCCAACAATGGTTAGAGGATAAATTGGGCAATCTCGGTCATTTTCCCCAGAATATCGCCACTATAATTGATCGAGCCGAAGATTTAGAAACTTGTCTAGTAGATTATCTCACCGTCACCATTACTCCCGAACAATGGTCTGCTTTAGAGTCAGCATATCCCCAGCATAGAGAGTTTATAGACTTAATTAAAGCACAACTTAGCCAAAGTATTCTTGGTCATCCAATTAATCCCTATAATTGCTATCTTATCGATGCCAAAGAAAAAGAATATATAATTGCTCTCCTGCAACGCTTGCATCAAGACTTAACCACTGATTCTGCTTGGCAACTTTTAGCGGCAAAAATCCCCGAGCATAATTATCTCCTCTGGACATCAGTAGATCGAGAGCGAGAAGAATTTACCCTAAAAATCAGTCCTTTGGAGGTGGCTAGTTTTTTCAAACCGATTTGGCAGCAGCAACCCTTTGTTTTAATCGGCAGTTTTTTAGATAGCGAAAAATCCGCTAATTTATACCGTCAAAATCAGGGTATCGGAGATATTTTAACTCTAAAGTTTGCAGCTGATCGCGAAAGTGAATATATTCATTTATATCTACCCGATCGCATCAGCGCCCCCAACACCCCCGAATTTCAACCGATGTTATTAAAGCAAGTGCGGGAATTAGTTAGTGCTAATCATACCAGTGAACAACCGATCGTGATCCTGATTGAAGATGTTCCTCTCAAGGCACAAATTGCCACCCAAATCGCAGCCGATTACGGTTCGCGAGTGCAAGTGGAAAAAACTGAAATTAATAGTAATACTATTCTCGTTTGTGGTTGGCAATTCTGGCAAACCCATCAAGAAAAATTTCTTACTCCCAGTTTATTAATTATCGCAACTTTACCCTTACCTTCCCCCGAAAATCCTCTCGTTGCTGGCAAAATTGCTTACTACAAACGACAACATCTCGACTGGTTTCGTGCCTATCTTTTACCCACAGCAGTGAGGGAAATTCAGCAATCTGTTCAGTCTCTCCGGGAGTGTCAGGGTTGTGTGGCTGTCCTCGATAATCGTGTCAATGCTCGCAGTTATGGCCGACAAATTCTCTCCGCTTTAGAACCCTATGCTAAAGTCAATTATCTCGATCAACAATTTTTTCAAGATAAAGATTAAATCAGTTATCAGTTATCAGTTATCAGTTATCAGTTATCAGTTATCAGTTATCAGTTATCAGTTATCAGTTATCAGTTATCAGTTATCAGTTATCAGGTTACTGATAAAATCTCCCCCAGAGCCATATTTCCAACTATCCAAATAACGATGATAAAGATATTTTTGCTTGTCGGGTAACTTTTCTAAAACAGGTTGTAAGTTGGCTGCCAAGGGATATAAACAACTATACAAAGCTAAATTAAAATAATGCCCCGTCCAATCAATAAAAGGACTGATACCCACTTGTGGAATCATCGGTAAAACTAATTGAGGATTAACCAAAGGCAAAGTTTTTGAGAGGGAAGAAAACTGCACCACATCCTGTAAAAACGGTTTTAATACCTCATCTCCCAACTTATCCATTACCCGAAAAACTCCACTCATTAAGTCATTAATTTGATTGGGATTAGGGTTAGCAGACATCCGGACACTCATGGTTTTTTGAAATAGCCACGTTACCGATATATTTGGTTGATAGGGTTGTAAAAGAGCTAAATCTTCTCGGTTTAAAGCATCGATTTGTAAAGCTTCCTCGATGGCAAAAGTTAGCCTTTTTAAATGCCTAACCATTGCCCCAAAACCGCCAAAACTTACCGGAGATTGACTACCGCTACTATCTCCCACTGCCAGAATTCTTGACCAAGGCATTTTTAAAGGACTTTGACGATAGGCAGGGAAAAAACCCGCTAGAAAACGCTGAAACTTTACCGCTTCTAAATCCACCTTTTGATACTCCGGCAGTAATCTTAAATACTCCCCCATCAAAAATTCTAAACTAAAGCGATCAGGATGGGTATCGAGATAGGTAAATAAATAAGTTGTCCGACCATCCCTAGCGGGAAATGCTTCCCAAAAGTATTGACATTGGTGCAAGATTGGGGTAAAAGAATAAATCAAATCACCAGTTTCATTACTGGGAAAACCCTGACCGCAACTACCCACCACTAAACAAACTCCATCGGGTTTTTCTCCTTTTCTTGCCTGTTTTGCAATTGGCGAAAAATGACCCATGGCATCGATTAATAAACGGGTTTTTAAAGTCATTTCTCCCGTTTTAACCATTACCCCATCGGGATGAATAATTGCCCCGCTAAACCCCGAATTTTCTAATAACTTTCCTCCCGCTTGCAAAAACTTAGTTTTTAAAGTCTCTAGCAAATAAACTGGATCAACACCAATATTTAAAATATCTCTGACCCAAAGCTCATAACCTTGATAAAATCTCACCCTAGCAGGATTATATTCCGTCGCTATTGCTTGATTTAATTCAACTTCGGTCAATAAATCTAACTCTAAAAAACTGCTTAATTCTAAACGGGAAATATTCCACTCCTGCTCACGACCGCGCAGAATACCTCTTTCTAATAATGCCACACGCCAGCCCCTAGTTTGCAAAGCAGCCCCGATAAAAATTCCTAGGGTTCCCCCCGCAATAACTAGATCAAAATCCGTCTCTCCTAAAGATTCTTGACTTTGATTAATTACCGTAGGAATAAGCGGATTTTCTAAACGCAAAGCTTGCCAAGTTTGATCGCTGGCTCGCAATTGTTGTAAACTCTGAGGAGATACTCGATCGAGTAAAGATGCAACTAAAGACATAATCTTATATCAGTTATCAGTTATCAGTTATCAGTTATCAGTTATCAGTTATCAGTTATCAGTTATCAGTTATCAGTTATCAGTTATCAGTTATCAGTTATCAGTTATCAGTTATCAGTTATCAGTTATCAGTTATCAGTTATCAGTTATCAGTTATTAGTTCATGCAAAATAAATTTCCTAGTGAAGACAGGCAAGAGGCAATAGGCAAGAGGCAAAAGCTTTATCGAAATGTGTAATTAATTTTGCTTAGGTACTTATCAGTTATCAGTTATCAGTTATCAGTTATCAGTTCACTGACTGATAACTCAAAAAAACATCCCTCTAGTCGTTTCCTAACAGTAGAGACTTGCCACTTCACCATTAAGAAACTGCTCTATCCAAACGAGAAACCTATTTAGATGGGAAAAACTTTTTCCCTTCTTCAAAGATTTTATTGATATCCTTGAGAGAAACTCGAAAAATCGCTAAAACTCCCGTAAAGACTAACAAAAAACCGATAAAACTATTTCGATCATAGAGAAATAAACCCACCAAAACGATAAAATAGGGAGAGAGAATTTTACTAATATTTTCAACTACAGTAACCACCTCTGGAGTAGGAGTATCAACAAGATTAATATCAGTTTTATCCTGATCTGGTTCGAGATTTTGCTTAATTGAAAACATCACCTCCTGTAGGTCTTTGACCTCCGGTGGGTTCGGTTCCTTCGCTGGTTTGCCAAACATTGTTAACTACCTCGCCAATTTATCTATATCCTCTATGGTAGCCAAAAAGAGGGCAAGCCGGAAAAGCGCGAGCAAGTCGAGAAATTCTCAGGGCAATTTTCCTTAACAACCCCCTCGGCCTCGGCTGCTATAATCAGAGGAACAACTCCCAAGTTCGTTAACGGTACAAAAAAACTATGAATACCAGTCCAGACCGTGTGATTATCTTCGATACCACCCTTCGAGATGGGGAACAGTCCCCGGGTGCCGCTTTAAATGTGGATGAGAAGCTAACCATAGCGCGCGCACTGGCACGACTGGGAGTTGATGTCATTGAAGCAGGTTTTCCCCACGCTAGTCCGGGGGACTTTGAAGCTGTACAGAAAATTGCCGCCAGCGTCGGCAGCGAAGCTGATAGCCCGATTATTTGCGGATTAGCCCGGGCTACCCAAAAAGATATCAAATCTGCCGCCGATGCGCTCAGACCCGCCGCCAAGCCCAGAATTCACACCTTCCTAGCCACATCTGATATCCACCTCCAATACAAACTTAAGAAGACTCGTCAGGAAGTTCTTGACATTGTGCCAGAAATGGTGGCCTATGCTAAATCCTTCCTTAATGATGTGGAATTTTCCCCCGAAGATGCTGGCCGCAGCGATCCGGAATTCCTCTATCAAGTCCTCGAAAGAGCGATCGCCGCAGGAGCCACCACTGTTAATATTCCCGATACCGTCGGTTATACCACCCCTAGCGAATTTGGGGCTTTAATCCGTGGTATTAAGGAAAATGTCCCCAATATCGACCAAGCGATTATCTCCGTCCATGGTCACGATGACCTAGGGTTAGCGGTGGCTAATTTCCTCGAAGCAGTTAAAAATGGCGCTCGACAGTTGGAATGTACCATTAATGGTATCGGTGAGCGTGCCGGTAATGCTTCCCTAGAAGAATTGGTGATGGCCCTTCATGTGCGGCGCTCCTATTTTAATCCTTTCCTCGGTCGTTCCCCAGAATCCACGGAACCTTTAACCAAGATCAACACCAAGGAAATATATCGCACTTCTCGCCTAGTTTCTAATCTTACCGGCATGATTGTGCAACCGAATAAGGCGATCGTCGGTGCTAACGCTTTCGCACACGAGTCGGGAATCCATCAGGACGGGGTGTTAAAACATAAACTCACCTATGAGATTATGGACGCAGAATCGATCGGTTTAACTAATAATCAGATCGTTCTCGGTAAACTCTCTGGCCGCAACGCTTTTCGCTCTCGGTTACAGGAATTGGGTTTTGAGCTTTCGGAAACGGAACTTAATAACGCTTTTATCCAGTTTAAGGAAATGGCTGATCGCAAAAAGGAAATCACCGATCGCGATCTAGAAGCTATTGTTAACGATGAAATCGATACGGTTCCCGATCACTTTCGCCTCGAATTAGTACAAGTGTCCTGTGGCAATAACGCCAGACCCACGGCCACGGTAACAATTCGCACTCCCGACGGTAGCGAGTTATCCGATGCGGCCATTGGTACAGGGCCAGTGGATGCTCTCTGCAAAGCGATTGATCGAGTGGTGCAGATTCCGAACGAATTAATCTCTTTCTCGGTGCGAGAAGTTACCGAGGGAATCGATGCTTTAGGAGAAGTGACCATCCGTCTCCGTTACGAAGGACGCACCTATTCTGCTCGCGCAGCCGATACCGATATTATTGTCGCCTCCGCTCGTGCCTACGTCAGTGCCTTAAACCGTCTCCACGTCGCACTGCAGCAGAAGGAAAAAACCCCCGAAATGCTACAAGTCTAGATAGGGTTTGCTGAACAAGTTGGTCGGTGGGGTTAGGAGTCAGTTATCAGTTATCAGTTATCAGTTATCAGTTATCAGTTATCAGTTAAGTACCTAGGCAAAATTATTTACACATGACGATCATTGCCCCGTAAGGGTTTTAGCTCGATCGGGCAGGTAATTAATTTTGCATGACTACTTATCAGTTATCAGTTATCAGTTATCAGTTATCAGTTATCAGTTCACTGAGAAAACTCCCCACACCCCACACCCCACTTCCCCATCACCCCACACCCATCTCCCCATGGCGCTGTTGGAGAAAATCTTAAATTTGTCTCGCAAATTTCTAAAATGTTGCTAAGTTAATATTATGAGCTTGCGCTCTAACAATTTTAATACAAGTGTATTAAAATTGGATGCGCGTAAAAGCAATGAGGGATGAAATTTATCCGTAAGAATCCGATCAAATTAAATACAATAGCTAAAGACTAAAGGAATTAGCCAAGGCAAATAGGGATGCCGTTCCTCTTGCCAATGGGAACGGTTAACCCACCCATAATTCCTTGGATACTTAGCTATCTGGTCAACACCGCAGACAAACCGGCGATCGGATTTCAGTACTCCAGCCATTTACCCAATTTTTGCAGGAGCCAGATTATGAGTTGACCGAGCTAAAACAGCATTCCGTGTCGCTAAAATCGCATCGACACAAGGAAATTTAAGCAAAGTTCTTCTCCCATTTGTTGTAATTAAAGCTACAATCGGAAAAGTCTTTCCCCGTCTCGGATTTGAGACACAAATTTGTTCAGTATCACCTAGATTGAGATTCGATCTTCTAGTTTTGCACAGAAGGAGCAAGAGGAAAACGGCATGATGCAGGCCCACGATGTACTAACCCTTACCGAGCCGCCATTGGATTTAGATTTGATTGACCTAGACGAAGACTTCGATGATGAGGATATCGAGTTAGAGCTAGAAGAAACCAGCGATAGCAACGATGGCAAAAAAACCCGCCGCCTTGCCAGCGCTCGTCGTCGCGACGCCGCTAGAAAAAAACCCTATACAGAAGATTCGATTCGGATTTATCTGCAAGAGATCGGCAGGATTCGGTTATTGAGAGCGGAGGAGGAGATCGAATTAGCGAGAAAAATCGCCGACCTACTGAAATTAGAACGCATTCGCGAAGATTTTTGCCTCTATAGCGATGCTGAATGGGGAAAACAGGTTTTCTTGTTCGAGCGCATCGAGAAAATTATCGCCGAAAAATCGGAAAAAGAACCGAAATTATCGGATATTAAGGCTTATTTAGGTAAGACGGAGCTAATGGCTCCCATGCTGGAAGAATGGCTGGCGAAATCAAAGGAATACTTATCGGCCTTTAAGCGTCGTTTGTACCATGGTCGTCGCGCTAAGGAAAAAATGGTACAATCGAACCTGCGTTTAGTGGTTTCGATCGCCAAGAAATACATGAATCGCGGTCTTTCCTTCCAAGATTTAATTCAAGAAGGTTCCCTCGGTTTGATCCGCGCCGCCGAAAAATTCGACCACGAAAAGGGTTATAAATTCTCCACCTATGCCACTTGGTGGATTCGTCAAGCCATCACCCGGGCGATCGCAGATCAATCCCGCACCATTCGTCTTCCCGTCCACCTCTACGAAACCATCTCCCGGATCAAAAAAACCACCAAGATTCTTTCTCAGGAAATGCGTCGCAAACCCACCGAGGAAGAAATCGCCACCAAGATGGAGATGACCATCGAAAAACTGCGTTTTATTGCCAAATCTGCCCAATTACCGATTTCTCTAGAGACTCCCATCGGTAAAGAAGAAGATTCCCGTTTAGGAGACTTTATCGAAGCGGATGGGGAAACCCCAGAAGATGAAGTTTCTAAAAATTTATTACGCGAGGATTTAGAAAATGTCCTCGATACCCTTAGTCCTCGCGAACGCGATGTGCTGCGTCTGCGCTACGGTTTAGATGATGGCCGGATGAAAACACTCGAAGAAATCGGCCAGATTTTCAACGTCACTCGCGAGCGCATTCGTCAAATAGAAGCCAAGGCCCTGCGGAAACTGCGTCACCCTAACCGCAATAGTATCCTCAAAGAGTACATTCGTTAACTTGCCGCTCTTAAAAAACTAGAAACTGAGTCTCCTTGAGGCTCAGTTTTAGAGTCATTTACACTTCCCCATCGCTGGGAACCCAATCCTGAAAATATCTCTGGGATTGCCCCAACCTTGTCCAGAAAACTCTTGCAACAAATAGCACAAATCTGTTATCATGGTTTGTCTGTGTCCGGATTAACCATACCAGTATTGAGAACAAGAAACGACTGTGGCTAATACAAAGTCTGCACTCAAACGAGTCCAAATCTCCGAAAGAAATCGTCTACGCAACAAAGCGTACAAGTCAGCCGTAAGAACCCTGATCAAAAAATGTCTTGTCGCCGTCTCGTCCTACGGAGCTAACCCCAGCCCGGAAGGGTTAGAAAGCGCCCAACAAGCTCTATCAGAAGCTTACAGTAAAATCGATAAAGCCGTCAAGCGCAACGTCTTGCACCGGAACAACGGCGCCAGAAAAAAAGCCAGTTTAGCCAAAGCTTTGCAAAAAGTTAGCCAAGCTTCCTAAGAAACAATTAAGCTGTAATCAGGACAGACGCAACAAGCGATCGGGGGTCGATGCAATTAATAGATACGCACGTTCATTTGAACTTTGACGTTTTGCAAGCCGACTTGCCCGCTATCTCCGAACGTTGGCGAAGTGTGGGAGTCGTTCATCTGGTTCACTCCTGTGTCGAACCAGAAGAATTTGCGGCGATTAAAGCCATTGCTGATCAATTTGAGGAAATTTCCTTCGCCGTCGGTTTACATCCCCTAGATGCCCAAAAATGGCGAGATAATAGTGCCGATCAGATCGAATCCCTAGCCCGATCTGATCGGCGCGTCGTGGCGATCGGAGAAATGGGTTTAGACTTCTATAAAGCGGATAACCAAGAGCAGCAAAAACAGGTGTTTTGGACGCAACTAGAAATCGCCCATCGTCTCGATAAACCCGTGATTATCCATTGTCGAGATGCAGCCCCGGTCATGCGGGAGGAAATCAGCGCCTTTCGGCAACAAGTGGGCAAAATTCGCGGCGTGATGCACTGCTGGACTGGCAACCCCGAAGAAACTCAATGGTTTTTAGATTTGGGTTTTTACATCAGCTTTAGCGGCATTGTCACCTTCAAAAACAGTAAAACCGTGCAAGCTGCCGCCCAAATTGTCCCCAGCGATCGCATACTAATCGAAACCGATTGCCCCTTTCTCTCCCCCAATCCCCACCGCGGTAAACCCTGTGAACCCTCTTTCGTCTTCCATGTAGCCGAAACCGTCGCCCGTCTGCGCGGCTATCCGGTCGAAACCCTAGCCGAACAAACCACCCACAACGCCCGCCACTTATTTCAACTCCCCAGTTAAAAAACACAGTTTATTAGCACCGAGCAGGGAATGGGGAAATGGGGGAATTCAACTAAAACCCCAACACCCCAACACCCCAACACCCTAAAACCCTAAAAACCCAACACCCAACCCCTAAAAACCCCGATCTCCGAGAGCAATTCCCGACCGTCGCTATCGTGTCATCAGCCCTTGTAACCCTATGAACAATCTTACCTTTAATCTCTTACCCGACCTCATCGAAATCCAACACTCCAGTTTTCGGTGGTTTTTGGAAGAAGGACTAATCGAGGAACTGAATAGCTTTTCCCCCATCAGCGACTATACAGGTAAATTAGAACTACATTTCCTCGGCCAGGACTACAGACTCAAAGAACCGAAATACAACGTCGATGAAGCCAAACGACGCGATAGCACCTATTCCGTTCAGATGTACGTTCCCACCCGTCTAATCAACAAAGAAACGGGAGAAAACATCGAACAGGAAGTCTTTATCGGCGATTTACCCCTGATGACCGAACGGGGAACCTTTATCATTAACGGGGCTGAACGAGTCATCGTCAATCAGATCGTCCGTTCTCCCGGTGTTTACTACAAGGCCGAAATCGACAAAAATGGTCGCCGTACCTACTCCGCTTCCCTGATTCCCAACCGAGGAGCTTGGTTAAAATTTGAAACCGACAAAAACGGCTTAGTCTGGGTCAGAATCGACAAAACCCGCAAATTATCCGCCCAAGTTCTCCTGAAAGCGATCGGATTGAGCGATAACGAAATCTTTGACTCCCTACGCCATCCCGAATTCTACCAAAAAACCCTCGACAAAGAAGGCAATCCCACCGAAGAAGAGGCCCTGCTCGACCTGTACCGCAAACTACGCCCCGGGGAACCCCCCACCGTCACTGGCGGACAACAACTGCTCGAATCGCGCTTTTTTGACAATAAACGCTACGATCTCGGTCGCGTTGGTCGTTATAAACTCAACAAAAAACTACGCCTCAACGTCCCCGATAACCAGCGCGTTCTCACCACCACCGACATCTTATCGGCGATCGACTACCTAATTAACCTCGAATTTGACATCGGCAACACCGACGACATCGACCACCTCGGCAACCGTCGCGTCCGTTCCGTGGGTGAACTGCTCCAAAACCAAGTGCGAGTAGGTTTAAACCGCTTAGAAAGAATCATTCGGGAACGGATGACCGTCAGCGAATCCCAAAACCTCACCCCCGCTTCCCTAGTCAACCCGAAACCCCTAGTAGCGGCGATTAAAGAATTCTTTGGTTCCTCGCAACTCTCCCAGTTCATGGATCAAACCAACCCCCTAGCGGAATTGACCCATAAACGCCGCATTTCCGCCCTTGGCCCTGGCGGTCTCACCCGGGAACGGGCCGGTTTTGCCGTGCGCGACATTCACCCCTCCCACCACGGCCGCATTTGTCCGGTGGAAACCCCAGAAGGTCCCAACGCCGGCTTAATCGGTTCCCTGGCCACCTACGCCCGCGTCAACGACTACGGTTTTATTGAAACCCCCTGTTACGCGGTGGAAAATGGCCGAGTTCGCTACGATCTCCCCGTTAAATACCTCACCGCCGACGAAGAAGACGATCTCAGAGTCGCACCGGGAGACGTGGCCACCGATGAAAATGGTTATATCCTCGGCGAAACTATCCCAGTGCGCTATCGGCAGGAATTCTCCACCACCTCCCCCGAACAAGTGGACTACGTTTGTGTTTCCCCCGTCCAAATTGTCTCGGTGGCCACTTCCCTGATTCCCTTCCTTGAACACGACGACGCTAACCGCGCCCTCATGGGTTCTAATATGCAGCGACAAGCGGTTCCCCTGCTGCGTCCCGAACGTCCCCTTGTGGGTACCGGATTGGAAGCACAGGCCGCTCGCGACTCTGGTATGGTCATCGTTTCCCGTACCAATGGGGTCGTTTCCTACGTCGATGCTAACCGGATTCGCATCAAAGTGGCGGATGAAGACAAAGAGATTTTCGGTAAGAGCGAGATAGAGTACGAAATTCAGAAATATCAACGCTCTAACCAAGATACCTGCCTAAATCAGCGTCCTTTAGTCTATCAAGGGGAACAAGTTGTGCCAGGGCAGATCCTCGCCGATGGTTCCGCCACCGAAGGAGGAGAAATCGCCCTCGGCCAGAATATCCTCGTCGCCTATATGCCCTGGGAAGGCTATAACTACGAAGACGCGATTTTAATCAGCGAAAGACTGGTGGCACAAGACACCTACACCAGTATCCACATTGAAAAATACGAAATCGAAGCTCGTCAAACTAAACTCGGACCTGAG contains the following coding sequences:
- a CDS encoding NAD(P)/FAD-dependent oxidoreductase; the encoded protein is MSLVASLLDRVSPQSLQQLRASDQTWQALRLENPLIPTVINQSQESLGETDFDLVIAGGTLGIFIGAALQTRGWRVALLERGILRGREQEWNISRLELSSFLELDLLTEVELNQAIATEYNPARVRFYQGYELWVRDILNIGVDPVYLLETLKTKFLQAGGKLLENSGFSGAIIHPDGVMVKTGEMTLKTRLLIDAMGHFSPIAKQARKGEKPDGVCLVVGSCGQGFPSNETGDLIYSFTPILHQCQYFWEAFPARDGRTTYLFTYLDTHPDRFSLEFLMGEYLRLLPEYQKVDLEAVKFQRFLAGFFPAYRQSPLKMPWSRILAVGDSSGSQSPVSFGGFGAMVRHLKRLTFAIEEALQIDALNREDLALLQPYQPNISVTWLFQKTMSVRMSANPNPNQINDLMSGVFRVMDKLGDEVLKPFLQDVVQFSSLSKTLPLVNPQLVLPMIPQVGISPFIDWTGHYFNLALYSCLYPLAANLQPVLEKLPDKQKYLYHRYLDSWKYGSGGDFISNLITDN
- a CDS encoding helicase C-terminal domain-containing protein, which encodes MVLLEAAVHSSLRAFLREQGRFYWSHHLTMGRLVARALRLKRSSLIQTGTTLTRYCLSYLTPALLGNTPVLIVAPESEVNLLLEVEIPRLQAWLQTQRDILKSDRFPANFTGLLLTTPQQWLEDKLGNLGHFPQNIATIIDRAEDLETCLVDYLTVTITPEQWSALESAYPQHREFIDLIKAQLSQSILGHPINPYNCYLIDAKEKEYIIALLQRLHQDLTTDSAWQLLAAKIPEHNYLLWTSVDREREEFTLKISPLEVASFFKPIWQQQPFVLIGSFLDSEKSANLYRQNQGIGDILTLKFAADRESEYIHLYLPDRISAPNTPEFQPMLLKQVRELVSANHTSEQPIVILIEDVPLKAQIATQIAADYGSRVQVEKTEINSNTILVCGWQFWQTHQEKFLTPSLLIIATLPLPSPENPLVAGKIAYYKRQHLDWFRAYLLPTAVREIQQSVQSLRECQGCVAVLDNRVNARSYGRQILSALEPYAKVNYLDQQFFQDKD
- the rpoD gene encoding RNA polymerase sigma factor RpoD, yielding MMQAHDVLTLTEPPLDLDLIDLDEDFDDEDIELELEETSDSNDGKKTRRLASARRRDAARKKPYTEDSIRIYLQEIGRIRLLRAEEEIELARKIADLLKLERIREDFCLYSDAEWGKQVFLFERIEKIIAEKSEKEPKLSDIKAYLGKTELMAPMLEEWLAKSKEYLSAFKRRLYHGRRAKEKMVQSNLRLVVSIAKKYMNRGLSFQDLIQEGSLGLIRAAEKFDHEKGYKFSTYATWWIRQAITRAIADQSRTIRLPVHLYETISRIKKTTKILSQEMRRKPTEEEIATKMEMTIEKLRFIAKSAQLPISLETPIGKEEDSRLGDFIEADGETPEDEVSKNLLREDLENVLDTLSPRERDVLRLRYGLDDGRMKTLEEIGQIFNVTRERIRQIEAKALRKLRHPNRNSILKEYIR
- the rpsT gene encoding 30S ribosomal protein S20, translated to MANTKSALKRVQISERNRLRNKAYKSAVRTLIKKCLVAVSSYGANPSPEGLESAQQALSEAYSKIDKAVKRNVLHRNNGARKKASLAKALQKVSQAS
- a CDS encoding PEP-CTERM sorting domain-containing protein translates to MKKLTYSLLPLGITVGLCLNIAPASASLVVQNVISNAALSIDGFGSTTNSGFIQANIPTGSTIQRAYLYATSVWDMSPVYGVTFNGSTLSLGSATILGPNQNPATTARWDVTSIIASSFTGGLQDFSIVENGDNDGAVLVVAYSNSSTQGFTSVILDGELSTGGDTSQFDFASPYTGGDFLVSLASSYSRQPSGQATEIDVTTNSTNNRRLTSSAGGQDDGEGARGGLITVGGIGDSPTNPGPFDSPFSGPRIDDEYYNLALGNSANPDAFISHGDTFLRLKTVNPTNDDNVFGMFITSEFKITATPVPEPSMTLGIFGIGAIGALISRRGKKS
- a CDS encoding 2-isopropylmalate synthase, which codes for MNTSPDRVIIFDTTLRDGEQSPGAALNVDEKLTIARALARLGVDVIEAGFPHASPGDFEAVQKIAASVGSEADSPIICGLARATQKDIKSAADALRPAAKPRIHTFLATSDIHLQYKLKKTRQEVLDIVPEMVAYAKSFLNDVEFSPEDAGRSDPEFLYQVLERAIAAGATTVNIPDTVGYTTPSEFGALIRGIKENVPNIDQAIISVHGHDDLGLAVANFLEAVKNGARQLECTINGIGERAGNASLEELVMALHVRRSYFNPFLGRSPESTEPLTKINTKEIYRTSRLVSNLTGMIVQPNKAIVGANAFAHESGIHQDGVLKHKLTYEIMDAESIGLTNNQIVLGKLSGRNAFRSRLQELGFELSETELNNAFIQFKEMADRKKEITDRDLEAIVNDEIDTVPDHFRLELVQVSCGNNARPTATVTIRTPDGSELSDAAIGTGPVDALCKAIDRVVQIPNELISFSVREVTEGIDALGEVTIRLRYEGRTYSARAADTDIIVASARAYVSALNRLHVALQQKEKTPEMLQV